The nucleotide window aattcccatttttttattttatttagaaagtGACAAAAGTGATTCCTAATGAAGGTATTCACAGCGGGGCAAAGTTGATCAGATAAAATCTATCTGCCAAAAACTTGTATAGACTATAGACAGAAAATCGCATCACGGTCAGGATAACATAAAAGGAAACCTATCCCAGTGAGCTATTTCTTCTTTTAGGGGTGGAATTAAAGGTTAGGGTGAAACATAACTGAAGTCATTTGTAAATCATATTCTGCTTCGGCTGATGTTCAGGGAAAGCATAATAGCATCTGGGGACCTTGTGTGCCTATGACATGAAATGGACATACACTTGCTAACTTCTGTGCACACATTCTTACCTCTGGTAAGGTAAATACTTAATGTTGACGTACAGGAATGAGATGTAAGACCCTGAATAAAATGACTTTGTGTGGTAGGACATCAAGAGTGAAACAAGACATTTCTTGAAGGACTCTGAAGTATTTTGCAAAATGTCCAAACTATAAACTTAAGAAATCGGAGACTAGTCCAGCCTCCGGCTCCTCTTCATTAGCTGGTTCCCTCCTCTTTGGTAGAAGGCTCTACTTCTAATGGTGGTCGCTCTGCATCTGTTTGCTGGTTATCTTTTTCTTCCTCGTCATCCTCCTGGGGGTAGAGGTCTGGGTACCTCTGCATGCACTCCTGCATGCCACGAAACTGCTCGACGCAGTCGGAGCCCTTGACCTCCTCCGTACTGTAGTGGAAGCAGGAGAAGGCAGATTTGAATTGTTCCCCACATGGGCCACTGGCCATGCCGCCCAGACATGGGCAATTCCAGTTGATGTCACCGCTTGGCAAGATCAATCCTGCACAAGGACAAAAAAGGAAAGGTTAATGGAGGctaagggggagaaaaagagtgatTCACATTTACAATGTGATTCAATCAGCCATCCGAACACATGGAGGTAAGGCAGAAATACCAAAGGACACCGAGATGGTTTCCTGTATTCATTTCACATTGCTCATGGACATTATATAATTTCAGTAAAAGTTTGGCTATGGTAACTGCATCAAAAAATGGTTTAAAACCTCACCGTCCAGGATAGGACAATTCCTTTGAATATCATCGACTGGATGACCTGGCCTAGTTAGGGTGAGCTTGACAATTCGGGGTCTCGAGCCCTTTCTAGgacaagagctacttctgatcagtataAATGGTCCCAAACTAAAAGATGGCTTTGAGAAATGTTGCAGTAGTAACCAGATCAAATACAGTCACGAGAGAAATCACAATATGAAGGATTACTAGTAGTAACCACTCAGATGGGTGTCACATACTAAATGACAAACTACTGTCGCGCTAAAATATCATATCCAGATCATCAACTAATACAATATTGTATGCATTTATAGGTAAGCATAGATTAACcatacttaactccacatctacatatcttgAAGATACATGTATCCTTAAGATAAATAGATGTGGAGGTAAGAACGTAAGTAAAATTACATTTACCTATGAATACTCATCTTCTCGATGGTGTAGTATtgcattgtattgcagcatttatgttGAACTTACTAACCTTATGTGGGGcactgaagtgcttgcctacatgggtagcactCTACGCTGCATAGGGTGTGGGGCTGAAAGGGTGCTgcctttgttttgatcctgtggggGAAGTGTTAACATATTGTGCATTAGAACCACCAAGGTGCGATTAACGTGTGATGTGATGCAGCGCTTAGCAGTGTAATAGATGAATTATGAGAGAACGGCATGCAGTTGATTGGTTTTCAGTAAGTTGGCAGATTTAAGCAGCTCGCTTTAAGGTATTTCTTGTGTTCACAATGCACAATGTTACTGCACTGGGCTGTCTATTCTGAAATATTTTGTTCAACGTGTATGGTCCTGAACAGATATAGGTTAAATGGAGAAATCTGTTGGGATGGACAGTGTTAATATCATCCCATAGCCGaatgtcattgtgagatgtcaagaTGTGACCACAGTATTTAGCTCATCAGGACTTGCAGTGGTGAATCAGATCTCTTTGGTTACTCAATGTGTGGTCAGATGATAGTTGCTATTCTGGATACAGCATTTCTACTGGAGAATATTTAAAACTCGATACTGTAGTAGAAAAACATCCACCCCAACGCATACAACTCTGTTACTAACAGCAATGTCAGAATGGCAGGAAAACCTCTTCAATATTTCAGCCTCTACTTGACTAATGAATAACAGCTAGAACAGAGAGTATCCACTTGAATTACTAACAGCTACAATTCTCCTGTATTCAGGTTGactatcattcaaagagcagcttcaaaattgttttggatttttagccattttatttacaagcatcagcatatcagtttctcaaaatacattttttttctatcTAGTATGCACCTTCCATATTGATTTAACACACTTGAAGAACACCTTCACTTTCTGAGGAAAAAAGAAGATTGTTGCCTCAAAAAGTATTTTTCATGaatgcccctccccccaaaaaagccaGCTTGTGGTTTCTCTTGTACAAATGCATTACATTGCCATATTCTGCTCCGTCTGCCCAGGAATTGCCATCACATGCCAAGGATGCTCACTATAATGACAAAGATGTCTACATTATTCCAATGATGCCACCATAATGCTAAGAACCACATCATCAGGTCAGCTATGGGCATTAGTATTGCCATGATGGCCGCCATTATGTCATAGCTGGCTACAATTAGGTCATGCATACCTGCCACAATGTGATGATTTATCTAAGGATGCCCAACATATATCAAGATTTATACCATTTCTATGCAAGTGTTGTCAGTATGTTGGGAAAGGTCATAGTTTTGCCACAGATGTACCTCTTATATTGGGGTCATCAGATAAATTTGGTGTTCCCTGACACCAGGAATGGCTTACAATGTAATGTAACATGGATTTGTAGATTGCAAAGCTTGTCACTTGCTGAGTGGGTGCGAGTTCTGCAAGCTGGATCAgccaagagccaggttttcagtttcttatGGAAATCCATAAGTGTTGCGGCTGCCCTGATGTGCTGGTGGAGGTCGTTCCACAATCTGGCTGCCAGGTAAGAGGAAGCCTTACCTCCTGTCTTGCTTCCATGGATACAGGGGTGTAGGCGACAGATGCACAGTGGAGGTTGGTGGAGGTGAagacggtggttgaggtaggtggggccccGGCTGCAAAGCGCCTTGTAGGAGTGCGTGAGCAACTTGAACTGGCAGCGGTTCTGAATGAGCTTCCAGTGTAGCGAGGAAGGTTGAGGATTAGTCTCGAGGTGGCATATTGGATGGTTTGCAGCCTGTGTAGCAAAGGGTAATAGTCCACTCTACCTTTGATGAGGGACTGGGCAATGGTCTTTCTGGAGTCAGGAGGGAGCCATTTGACAATTTTTATGATCATGTGAAGTATGTAAAAGCAGGTGGTGGTGACAGCATGAGATTTAATGTCTCATGCTGAGGTTGGTGTCTTGGATGATGCCTAGGTTTCTGGCGAGGTCAGAGGATGGGGCCTAGCTCCGACGGCCAGCAGGTGGATTCCCTGGGTGAGTTATTTTTTTACGAATATGAGCACTTCTGCCTTGTCAGCGTTGAGTTTAAGGTAGTTGTCTAATCCAGCTGGGAACGTTGGTCACTCACAGTCTGAAATTActgttgatggtggtggtgtcttcTGAGAGGGATAGGATGAGTTGTGTTTCGTCGGCATAAAAGACGATACTGAGTCCGAATGATGCTTGCTGGAGGAGTCAAGTATATGTTGAACAGAATGAAGAGCCTTGTGGGGCTCTGCAGATGAGGTCATCGGGTTGTGAAGTGAATGGAGGGAGCTTGACCGGTTGCGTTCTGCCGGTCAGGAAGGAGGTTATCCACTCCTGAGCTGGTCTTTGGATTGCAGTTTTTTTAGAGTCTGGAGAGGAGTgtgttgtgggagactgtgtcaaaggcggcagagaggttcgggaggatgagtgcagcagtATGGCCTCCATCTAGTGAGGTGCAAATGTTGTCTGAAGCTGCGACGAGGGccatctcagtgctgtggttgctgcagaaaatTGATTGCTAACTGTCCAGGACTTCGTGGTGTTCAAGGTAGTGTGTGAGCTGGTGGATGATGGCCTTTTCTCTGACATTGGCTaggaagggagcagagagatggtttGGTAGTTGCTGAGGACTTGGAGAGAAGGTGAGACAATGTCTTTCAAGAAGGGACATAACATCAGCCACATACATACCAACGCACATAAACATAATATAATAAGAgagaaacattaaaacaaatacatgcacacaccacttctAATGTCTGAAGCAAAGAAGGCCACTACTACCCAGCCTCTACTCTCTTTACTTACAAGACTGCTAAGGCACAGTTACCAAATAATAGTCTCACACTCTAGCGACTTCACTCTTGCAGGCACACGTTTTCTGGCCCAGTTTTGACATCTCCCCCGGAATGGGGCTTGCAAAGTGATAAATCTCTATGTGGTATTACTAAATTGAGAGCAAAGAGAGGTGTTCATGTTGCAGCTACCTTAAGCTGTCACAGTGTGCGTTTGTGTGTAAGCGAGTGGCCCTGCCATGGTCTTGCTGGCGACTACCCCAAAGATATTAAGATGtgtactgttgccatcatcaaaATGATTAGGTCCTGTGAATTGCATACTGTACTGGGCTTCACTTTATGGAGTTGCTTCCAGTGTACTGGCGAGCTCCTTGTTGGAAAGCCCTAATTTAGACAATGAAAGCATCAAACATCTTGCTTTATTAACTCCCCATGTTTAAGCAACATTGTCTCCACAAATGGCAAACCAAACAAACATTCTAAATGCAACCAAGGCTCATTGTTGGCAGGAAGCAACTGCAAATAACCTCCACTTTTACAAAATTCACTTAAGACAAAACATGTTGTCAT belongs to Pleurodeles waltl isolate 20211129_DDA chromosome 9, aPleWal1.hap1.20221129, whole genome shotgun sequence and includes:
- the CHCHD4 gene encoding mitochondrial intermembrane space import and assembly protein 40, producing the protein MSYCRQEGKDKIIFVTKEDHETPSSAELIADDPNDPYEDHGLILPSGDINWNCPCLGGMASGPCGEQFKSAFSCFHYSTEEVKGSDCVEQFRGMQECMQRYPDLYPQEDDEEEKDNQQTDAERPPLEVEPSTKEEGTS